One window of Dyadobacter sandarakinus genomic DNA carries:
- a CDS encoding sulfite oxidase, with protein MHSGSDRRDFLKKSSLIALAAAWGSHIVYADHMPADYTPLLFDEADALRGKHAGMIVQGDKPWNVEAPVHLFDDKVTPLEKMFIRNNGLVPEKVDVANWKITIDGESVKEPKTYSLEELKSKFRQHTYQLVLECGGNGRSGYQPQTSGNQWGQGAVHCAQWTGVRLKDILNDVGIKNDAVYIGYHGADLHLSRDPKKEAISRGVPIAKAMEDETLLAWQLNGKDLPEFHGYPLRLVIGGWPASVSGKWIKGISVRNKVHDGAKMEGHSYRIPKNPIAPGEDIPQTEEYFRIIESMPVKSLITYPKTGAIISSGAELALRGHAWAGDRAVKKVEVSTDFGTTWKPCRLEAPTNRLAWQHWNAKVNFPVKGYYEVWVRATDDHGNAQPMVIPSWNPGGYLNNACERIAVKVG; from the coding sequence ATGCATTCCGGATCCGACCGAAGGGATTTTCTAAAAAAGAGTAGTCTGATTGCCCTTGCAGCTGCATGGGGCAGCCATATCGTTTATGCAGACCATATGCCCGCAGACTATACGCCGCTGCTCTTTGATGAGGCAGATGCATTGAGAGGTAAGCATGCGGGAATGATCGTGCAGGGTGACAAGCCCTGGAATGTGGAGGCACCCGTCCACCTGTTCGATGACAAGGTAACCCCTCTCGAAAAGATGTTTATCCGGAACAACGGACTGGTACCGGAAAAGGTGGATGTGGCAAACTGGAAAATTACCATCGACGGTGAGTCTGTCAAAGAACCTAAAACCTACTCCCTGGAAGAACTGAAAAGTAAATTCAGGCAACATACTTACCAGCTGGTACTTGAATGCGGCGGAAACGGCCGCTCCGGCTACCAGCCCCAGACATCGGGGAACCAGTGGGGACAGGGCGCGGTGCATTGCGCACAATGGACCGGCGTAAGGCTGAAAGACATTCTGAATGATGTAGGTATTAAAAATGATGCGGTGTACATCGGCTATCACGGTGCCGACCTTCACCTGAGCCGCGATCCGAAAAAAGAAGCTATTTCAAGAGGAGTACCCATTGCCAAAGCGATGGAAGACGAGACACTGCTTGCCTGGCAGCTCAATGGAAAAGATCTTCCTGAATTTCACGGCTACCCGCTGCGGCTCGTGATTGGTGGCTGGCCGGCATCAGTTTCGGGCAAATGGATCAAGGGCATCAGTGTCCGTAACAAGGTTCACGATGGTGCGAAAATGGAAGGGCACAGCTACCGGATTCCCAAAAACCCGATCGCTCCGGGCGAGGATATTCCGCAAACGGAGGAATACTTCAGGATCATTGAATCAATGCCGGTGAAGTCACTGATCACCTATCCGAAAACCGGTGCCATCATCAGCTCGGGAGCGGAACTTGCCTTGCGTGGTCATGCCTGGGCAGGTGACCGTGCTGTGAAGAAAGTAGAGGTATCTACCGACTTTGGTACAACCTGGAAGCCATGCAGGCTGGAAGCTCCTACCAACCGGCTTGCCTGGCAGCATTGGAACGCAAAGGTTAATTTTCCGGTAAAAGGATATTACGAAGTATGGGTCCGCGCGACGGACGACCACGGTAATGCACAGCCTATGGTAATTCCGTCCTGGAATCCGGGAGGGTATCTCAACAACGCCTGCGAGCGGATTGCAGTTAAAGTAGGATGA
- a CDS encoding ferritin-like domain-containing protein: MDIFKIIDEFQKIDGDAAGRLEHASRRFFMNRVSRKLAAAAVPVAFATIVNKAYAQSAKAIDVLNYALTLEYLEDEFYKAGNAAANLIPASDKAIFTQIGKHETAHVAFLVKALGAKAIAKPSFDFTYKGNFGTVFTDYKTFVTVSSALEDTGVRAYKGQAGELIADPQILEYALQVHSVEARHAAVARRLAATVTGNAAMKGWITLNQGAVAPIYAGEQNTTQGGVDIKGLASKSDAAVTEAFDEPLTMEQVLAIAGPFIKA, from the coding sequence ATGGATATTTTCAAAATCATAGATGAGTTTCAAAAAATCGACGGCGATGCAGCCGGTCGTCTGGAACATGCTTCACGCCGCTTTTTCATGAACCGTGTAAGCCGGAAGCTTGCCGCCGCAGCAGTACCCGTTGCATTTGCCACGATTGTCAACAAAGCATATGCCCAGTCGGCGAAGGCTATAGATGTACTCAACTATGCCCTCACGCTGGAATACCTGGAAGACGAATTTTACAAAGCAGGAAATGCAGCCGCAAACCTGATTCCGGCTTCCGATAAAGCGATTTTTACCCAGATCGGAAAACACGAAACTGCCCACGTGGCATTTCTGGTAAAAGCATTGGGCGCCAAAGCAATTGCCAAGCCTTCATTTGATTTTACCTACAAAGGAAATTTCGGAACCGTATTTACAGATTATAAAACATTCGTAACTGTATCCAGCGCATTGGAAGATACCGGTGTACGGGCCTATAAAGGTCAGGCTGGCGAGCTGATTGCCGATCCGCAGATCCTTGAATACGCATTGCAGGTCCACTCTGTGGAAGCACGCCACGCAGCAGTTGCACGCAGGCTTGCCGCAACTGTAACCGGTAATGCTGCAATGAAAGGCTGGATTACGCTTAACCAGGGTGCAGTAGCTCCTATTTATGCAGGAGAACAAAATACAACCCAGGGTGGCGTAGACATCAAGGGCCTTGCATCCAAGTCCGATGCAGCCGTTACCGAAGCATTTGACGAACCGCTTACCATGGAACAGGTTCTCGCCATAGCAGGTCCGTTTATAAAAGCATAG
- a CDS encoding ferritin-like domain-containing protein produces MNKLKTKGNNPGHDEEKNTTVNRRLFLRSAGLATSMGTIILSACNDDDPDPMIPGTGDTVDLGSGDIGVLNYAYALEQLEAAFYTQVIATPYAGMTDAEKTILTDIRDHEIIHRDFFKTALGSKAIKGLTPNFSTIDFTKRDAVLGAAKLFEDTGVAAYNGAGRLIKDTGYLLLAGKIVSVEARHAAVIRDLINPKSADFAGDDVVNADGFDKAVPPADILAAVKAYVKDSVTGANVGK; encoded by the coding sequence ATGAACAAACTTAAAACCAAGGGAAACAATCCCGGCCATGATGAAGAAAAAAATACAACCGTGAACCGCCGGTTGTTCCTGCGCTCGGCAGGTCTGGCCACTTCCATGGGTACCATCATCCTGAGCGCATGTAACGACGACGATCCGGATCCGATGATCCCTGGTACCGGCGACACGGTAGACCTGGGTTCAGGAGATATAGGCGTGCTGAACTATGCCTATGCGCTGGAACAACTTGAAGCGGCATTTTACACACAGGTAATTGCAACTCCTTATGCAGGAATGACTGATGCTGAAAAGACTATTCTGACGGACATCCGCGATCACGAGATTATCCACCGTGACTTTTTCAAAACTGCATTGGGCAGCAAAGCGATTAAAGGCCTTACCCCCAACTTCTCAACCATTGATTTCACCAAGAGAGATGCCGTGCTGGGTGCCGCCAAGCTTTTTGAAGATACCGGCGTAGCAGCTTACAATGGTGCAGGCAGGCTGATCAAGGATACAGGTTACCTCCTGCTGGCAGGTAAGATCGTATCTGTGGAAGCGAGGCATGCAGCTGTGATCCGCGACCTGATCAATCCAAAATCAGCTGATTTTGCGGGTGACGATGTGGTAAATGCTGACGGGTTTGACAAAGCCGTACCGCCTGCAGACATTCTGGCTGCTGTAAAAGCGTATGTGAAAGACAGCGTTACCGGCGCTAACGTAGGCAAATAA
- a CDS encoding sigma-54-dependent transcriptional regulator, giving the protein MANLLLVEDDNTFSKLLTNFLGKHGHQVKACSSIREAREVLAKNDTDGPFEVLMLDYRLPDGNSLDFLKTLRSEGNRTAAFIMTSFHDIRTAVSAMQTGAFDYITKPVNPEELLMVLREALNKSSEQHDADTKASPKSKTGSKSDKSQNLEYIEGKSKLSKQLYEYVRLVAPTDMSVIIQGESGTGKEHVAKSIHRLSKRANGPFVAIDCGSLSKELAASELFGHKKGAFTGALQDKIGQFEAADGGTLFLDEIGNLGYDVQIKLLRALQERIIVPIGSTQQVKVDVRLIAATNEDLITSSANGDFREDLYHRLNEFKIEVPPLRRRGEDLSIFIQHFVNKANEELDRNVKELSREVLEIFNRYDWPGNLRELNNVIKRLVLLSKEEVATIHALPAEMITVMEEQQKPSGSDLKALQETHEKEMIEKVLQEVRYNKSKAAKLLNIDRKTLYYKIEKYHIE; this is encoded by the coding sequence ATGGCTAACCTGCTGCTTGTAGAAGACGATAATACATTTTCAAAATTGCTCACCAATTTTCTGGGCAAACATGGTCATCAGGTAAAAGCGTGTTCAAGCATCCGGGAAGCGAGGGAAGTATTGGCAAAAAATGACACCGATGGGCCTTTTGAAGTACTCATGCTCGACTACCGCCTGCCCGACGGCAATTCGCTGGACTTTCTGAAAACCCTGCGGAGTGAAGGCAATCGTACGGCTGCTTTTATCATGACAAGCTTTCACGATATCCGGACTGCGGTGAGTGCCATGCAAACAGGTGCATTCGACTACATTACAAAGCCCGTCAATCCTGAAGAACTGCTGATGGTACTGCGGGAAGCATTGAATAAAAGCAGTGAGCAGCACGATGCGGATACAAAGGCATCGCCCAAAAGCAAGACAGGCTCCAAATCCGACAAGAGTCAGAATCTTGAATATATCGAAGGTAAAAGCAAGCTTTCCAAGCAGCTTTATGAATATGTGCGGCTGGTGGCCCCCACGGATATGTCCGTGATCATTCAGGGTGAAAGCGGTACCGGGAAGGAACATGTAGCCAAGTCCATTCACCGCCTCAGCAAGCGCGCCAATGGTCCTTTCGTAGCAATCGACTGCGGTTCATTATCCAAAGAGCTGGCTGCCAGTGAATTGTTCGGGCATAAAAAAGGGGCATTTACAGGTGCATTGCAGGATAAGATCGGCCAATTTGAAGCGGCAGACGGAGGTACGCTTTTCCTGGACGAAATTGGTAACCTGGGCTATGATGTGCAGATCAAATTGCTGCGTGCATTGCAGGAGCGCATTATCGTGCCTATCGGAAGCACCCAGCAGGTGAAAGTGGATGTACGCCTTATTGCGGCCACCAACGAAGATCTGATTACAAGCTCGGCGAATGGCGATTTTCGTGAAGACCTTTATCACCGCCTCAATGAGTTCAAAATAGAAGTTCCGCCTTTGCGCAGGCGAGGAGAGGATCTCAGCATATTTATCCAGCATTTTGTAAACAAAGCCAATGAAGAGCTTGACCGTAATGTGAAAGAGCTTTCCAGAGAAGTACTGGAAATTTTTAACCGCTACGACTGGCCCGGCAACCTGCGCGAACTGAATAATGTCATCAAAAGGCTGGTATTGCTGTCCAAGGAAGAGGTAGCGACCATTCATGCATTACCTGCCGAGATGATCACCGTGATGGAAGAGCAGCAGAAACCCTCCGGCTCCGACCTGAAAGCGTTGCAGGAAACGCATGAAAAGGAAATGATCGAGAAAGTACTGCAGGAGGTTCGTTACAATAAAAGCAAAGCGGCCAAGTTGCTCAACATCGACCGCAAAACACTCTACTATAAAATTGAAAAGTATCACATCGAGTAG
- a CDS encoding ATP-binding protein, with the protein MSSLRDPFFFKSVKGKIILGFVIACIALGASWVISNLAFKNMLTQLEVIGTPNEKLRLVNNIFKNILQLDQLQNTRSIKGDEIKEEVLRQSARLAATLDTLSQLSVEDPVQIIRLDSMKKILVLRERIYDSYVRERSKLVSNKDLSDEVKNISGLITTTKGKPDSTIVKTEKRTTTTTVYTETQDTTSQQKAAVQKKGFFGRVFGSKKNKKIPVEPAKVIQKQEVNVQVDTIKVVKEDSTIEKVEEAVSAIEKSQKIRTTSFVDREQELADAGNTLVRQLLRVMQEVEGDVLAQYNLESGQSKSLVTSTVDNLEWVMLGFFLLTGMLAYLIFMDITRSNGYRRELVEAKEEAEFHSMAKQRFLSNMSHEIRTPLQSIIGYTEALLKDPKPKRQDLETLHSASEHLLYLVNEVLDYSRIISDRFTFEERTFAVSPMLNEVIKMLTPTASAKGLRLIFENKLPAGLYLKGDPFRIRQILYNLLTNAIKFTENGEVSLKVTGVETKSTMIIEYQIADTGIGLSEDQVQKVFNQFEQADPSISRRYGGTGLGLSIVKALVEGMQGNIRVKSIPDEGTTFFVSTSMKKADKTEMETPEAPERSYHIAGKVWLVDDDAFILKWCSSVLDLNGVPHTAFSSAEEVLNRPWDPNVKFVLTDLRMSGMNGAELVKRLRKSAAEDVKFYVLTAQALPEERENLLKMGFDGFLMKPFHSRELLELLELASDGQVINPYTDLDFTALNEMTFGDDNLMREILEEFVKDCRIDIIALNESLENNELTRVQELMHRMAGRTGQIGARQLSADFRSNEIALRNNPGTVSTEDMKQLVQFANEVIEQVGERALAYSM; encoded by the coding sequence ATGTCATCTTTACGCGACCCGTTCTTCTTCAAGTCAGTAAAGGGTAAAATTATTCTTGGCTTTGTCATTGCATGCATTGCACTGGGAGCGTCCTGGGTGATCAGTAACCTGGCATTCAAAAATATGCTTACCCAGCTGGAAGTGATTGGCACACCCAATGAAAAGCTCCGGCTGGTCAACAACATCTTCAAGAACATTCTTCAGCTTGACCAGCTTCAGAATACGCGCTCGATCAAGGGTGATGAGATCAAGGAGGAGGTACTGCGCCAGTCGGCGCGCCTGGCAGCAACGCTTGATACCCTCAGCCAGCTCAGTGTTGAGGATCCCGTGCAGATCATCAGGCTGGATTCAATGAAAAAGATCCTGGTACTGCGGGAGCGGATTTATGACAGCTATGTAAGAGAGCGTTCCAAGCTGGTGAGCAATAAGGACCTTTCCGACGAGGTCAAGAACATTTCGGGCCTGATTACCACCACCAAGGGCAAGCCTGACAGTACGATTGTCAAAACCGAAAAACGGACGACCACGACCACCGTATATACCGAAACGCAGGATACTACATCCCAGCAAAAAGCAGCAGTACAGAAGAAAGGGTTTTTCGGGCGGGTATTTGGTTCAAAGAAAAACAAAAAGATACCTGTGGAGCCGGCCAAGGTCATTCAGAAGCAGGAAGTGAATGTGCAGGTGGATACGATTAAGGTAGTGAAGGAAGACAGTACCATTGAAAAAGTGGAAGAGGCTGTCAGCGCTATTGAAAAATCGCAGAAGATACGCACAACGAGCTTTGTAGACCGTGAACAGGAGCTTGCCGATGCCGGCAACACGCTGGTGCGCCAGCTGCTCCGGGTTATGCAGGAGGTAGAGGGCGACGTACTTGCGCAGTACAACCTCGAAAGCGGGCAATCCAAGTCGCTGGTAACTTCCACAGTAGACAACCTAGAATGGGTCATGCTGGGTTTCTTCTTGCTTACCGGCATGCTGGCTTACCTGATTTTTATGGACATCACCCGGAGCAATGGGTACCGGCGCGAGCTCGTGGAGGCCAAAGAGGAGGCCGAATTTCACAGCATGGCCAAGCAGCGTTTTTTGTCCAACATGAGCCACGAAATCCGTACGCCGCTGCAATCTATTATCGGGTACACCGAAGCACTCCTCAAAGATCCCAAACCCAAACGGCAGGACCTGGAAACGTTGCATTCGGCCTCTGAGCATTTGCTTTATCTGGTGAATGAAGTGCTTGATTACAGCCGCATTATTTCTGATCGCTTCACCTTCGAGGAGCGCACGTTTGCAGTTTCACCCATGCTCAACGAGGTAATCAAAATGCTGACTCCGACGGCTTCGGCCAAAGGATTGAGACTGATCTTTGAAAACAAACTGCCCGCCGGACTTTACCTCAAGGGCGACCCCTTCCGCATCCGGCAGATTCTGTACAACTTGCTCACCAATGCCATTAAGTTTACAGAAAATGGTGAAGTTTCCCTCAAAGTGACGGGCGTCGAAACAAAAAGTACCATGATCATCGAGTACCAGATTGCCGATACCGGTATCGGATTGTCGGAAGATCAGGTACAGAAGGTGTTTAACCAGTTTGAACAGGCCGATCCTTCCATTTCACGCCGCTATGGCGGTACTGGCTTGGGACTCAGTATTGTAAAAGCATTGGTGGAAGGTATGCAGGGCAACATCCGGGTGAAGAGCATACCCGATGAGGGCACGACTTTTTTCGTCAGCACGAGCATGAAAAAAGCGGACAAAACTGAAATGGAAACTCCTGAGGCTCCGGAACGTAGCTATCACATCGCCGGCAAGGTATGGCTGGTAGACGACGACGCATTTATCCTCAAATGGTGCTCGTCGGTACTGGACCTGAACGGTGTGCCGCATACTGCGTTTTCTTCGGCAGAGGAAGTACTGAACCGTCCGTGGGATCCGAATGTCAAATTTGTACTCACCGACCTCCGCATGTCAGGAATGAATGGAGCTGAGCTCGTAAAACGCCTGCGCAAGTCCGCAGCTGAGGATGTAAAGTTTTATGTACTCACCGCCCAGGCTTTGCCCGAAGAGCGTGAAAACTTGCTTAAAATGGGCTTTGACGGTTTCCTGATGAAGCCTTTCCATTCCAGGGAATTGCTCGAACTGCTCGAACTCGCATCCGATGGGCAGGTTATTAATCCCTATACTGATCTCGACTTTACAGCCTTGAACGAGATGACATTTGGTGATGATAACCTCATGCGCGAAATTTTGGAAGAGTTTGTAAAAGACTGCCGTATAGACATCATTGCACTTAACGAAAGCCTAGAAAACAATGAACTTACCAGGGTACAGGAACTGATGCACCGCATGGCAGGCCGCACAGGACAAATCGGGGCCCGGCAGCTTTCTGCGGATTTCAGGTCAAATGAAATTGCATTGAGAAACAATCCCGGCACAGTGTCCACAGAGGATATGAAGCAACTTGTGCAGTTTGCCAACGAAGTAATCGAGCAGGTAGGCGAACGTGCCCTGGCCTACTCGATGTGA
- a CDS encoding c-type cytochrome → MKKFARIALAFLAAVSSLKAQESPKEEDFYKIITPPIPEGIILEVGGLTTLPNGSLGISTRRGEIWLVDNPTSRTPYFRKFASGLHEILGLAYKDGALYCAQRGELTKLVDKNGDGKADVYETVYAWPLSGHYHEYSFGPKLAPDGSFFVSGNVAFGDEEWWRGESRVPGRGWIFHITNDGKYEPYATGVRSPAGISMLNGELFYTDNQGDWMGTGAIFQVKKGGFMGHPAGLRWAGLPNSPVKLTEKQFFAERDNRQEKDANGRAIKPENTRNEEPQFLYQLKQKYDMVQLPAVWLPYGVHGVSTSELILDETKGGFGPFTGQVFVGDQGQSNIMRIVLEKVKGEYQGASIGFRSGFQSGVLRMAFDKDGSMFVGETNRGWGSAGDANQGLQRLVWNGKMPFEMYTVKAQPDGFEIEFTMPVDRKSAEDLDSYKVSSYLYKHYPVYGSPQINMQDVKITGVKVSDDNKKVRIVLDGMRQYYVHKIQLEGVRSATNSWSLVHTDAYYTLNNIPDGEKLKVSELKTTRSGNAAVGAASTGSTAAPEKEHVSPDGKGKPAAGKAVASKTPTWAEVKPLLEKNTCLACHAAEKKVVGPSYTDVAKRKYTNEKIVELIYAPKPENWPDYATPMPPMPQVSKGDAEKIAAWINSLAK, encoded by the coding sequence ATGAAAAAATTTGCCCGAATAGCATTGGCTTTCCTGGCGGCTGTATCTTCCCTCAAAGCTCAGGAATCGCCAAAAGAAGAAGATTTTTATAAAATCATTACCCCGCCCATTCCCGAAGGTATCATCCTGGAAGTAGGTGGACTGACTACCCTGCCCAATGGGTCACTCGGCATTTCGACGCGCCGGGGTGAAATATGGCTCGTGGACAATCCTACCAGCCGCACGCCGTACTTCCGCAAGTTTGCGAGCGGCCTGCACGAAATCCTGGGTCTGGCCTATAAAGATGGTGCATTGTACTGTGCACAGCGCGGCGAGCTCACCAAGCTGGTTGACAAAAACGGCGATGGTAAAGCCGATGTTTATGAAACGGTATATGCATGGCCACTGTCCGGTCACTATCACGAGTACTCCTTCGGCCCTAAGCTGGCGCCGGATGGCAGCTTTTTTGTGAGCGGAAACGTTGCATTTGGTGATGAAGAATGGTGGAGAGGCGAAAGCCGGGTACCCGGCCGTGGCTGGATTTTCCACATCACCAATGATGGCAAGTATGAGCCCTATGCAACCGGGGTACGCTCCCCAGCCGGTATCAGCATGCTGAACGGCGAGCTGTTTTATACTGACAACCAGGGCGACTGGATGGGAACCGGTGCTATTTTCCAGGTGAAAAAAGGAGGCTTCATGGGCCACCCTGCGGGATTGCGCTGGGCCGGACTGCCAAATTCTCCTGTAAAACTTACCGAAAAACAATTCTTTGCCGAGCGTGACAATCGTCAGGAAAAAGATGCAAACGGACGTGCGATCAAGCCTGAAAATACCAGGAATGAGGAGCCTCAGTTTCTTTACCAGCTGAAACAGAAATATGACATGGTACAGCTGCCGGCAGTATGGCTGCCCTACGGTGTACATGGTGTATCTACTTCCGAGCTGATCCTGGATGAAACAAAAGGCGGTTTTGGTCCTTTTACCGGACAGGTTTTTGTGGGTGACCAGGGACAAAGCAATATCATGCGGATTGTACTTGAAAAAGTAAAAGGTGAATACCAGGGCGCCAGTATCGGATTCCGCAGCGGATTCCAGTCGGGTGTGCTGAGAATGGCCTTTGATAAAGACGGCTCTATGTTTGTAGGTGAAACCAACCGTGGCTGGGGCTCGGCAGGAGATGCCAACCAGGGCTTACAGAGACTGGTATGGAATGGCAAAATGCCGTTTGAAATGTATACCGTAAAGGCTCAGCCGGATGGTTTTGAGATCGAATTCACAATGCCTGTTGACCGCAAGTCGGCAGAAGACCTGGATTCCTACAAAGTAAGCAGCTACCTGTACAAGCACTATCCCGTGTACGGCAGCCCGCAGATCAACATGCAGGATGTGAAGATCACCGGTGTAAAAGTATCTGACGACAACAAAAAGGTACGTATCGTACTTGATGGAATGCGCCAGTACTATGTACATAAAATTCAGCTGGAAGGCGTGCGCTCAGCTACCAACAGCTGGTCGCTGGTACATACCGATGCTTACTATACGCTGAACAATATCCCTGATGGCGAAAAGCTGAAAGTATCGGAGCTGAAAACCACCCGCTCAGGCAATGCAGCTGTGGGCGCCGCTTCCACAGGCTCTACTGCCGCACCTGAAAAGGAGCACGTATCCCCTGACGGAAAAGGCAAGCCTGCTGCCGGCAAGGCGGTAGCTTCCAAAACCCCTACCTGGGCGGAAGTAAAACCACTTCTGGAAAAAAATACCTGCCTGGCCTGCCATGCCGCTGAGAAGAAGGTAGTAGGTCCGTCTTACACGGATGTTGCCAAAAGGAAGTATACCAACGAGAAAATCGTAGAGCTGATATACGCTCCCAAGCCTGAAAACTGGCCTGATTATGCAACGCCGATGCCTCCTATGCCGCAGGTTTCAAAAGGTGATGCTGAAAAGATCGCAGCCTGGATCAACTCGCTGGCTAAGTAA
- a CDS encoding 3-keto-disaccharide hydrolase produces the protein MLQLACGIAAMLVHTAYAQQPIPLNDLSAFTTKSDNWKIVGSASADIGKENALTTTPGKGVLACIHEKGKYGNQYELISNFKHGDLDIELDFMLAKGSNSGIYLQGNYEVQLFDSWGKKSAKYNDCGGIYERWNDAKPEGEKGYEGYAPRYNVAKAPGLWQHIKISYQAPRFDAAGKKVSNAVFLSVVLNGMTIHENVEVSGPTRGSLTAEDVAMGPIRIQGDHGSLAIKNIMINNFDKQPGTLSDLTYKTYYGALSETEDLSKLTPAESGKADQLSWEILKDNNNYSYVYTGHYNTVTPGKYNFRMQASGNSYLKIDGKYIIQPEWKSNTDFREASAELKPGDHTIEVFNNKKDGWMRPVLGLWIDGPGFREVAYHTKSSAMAGGSTDPILITANNNTITRSFMDFRKGEKAKRTRVVHAVSVGSPTNLHYTYDLDKGTILQVWRGEFLDATPMWHDRGDGSSRPRGSVTLLGDDMFLGKSGSKAKWATDTTGSGYRPKGYVVDDADVPTFQYQAFGSNITDYISVVNNQYFERIVRVNNPVKDLVARLADGDKIEKVADGLYAIDDKSYYIQLSDKNVKPEIRSTNGLQELLVPVSNGEVKYSILF, from the coding sequence TTGTTACAACTCGCTTGTGGCATTGCTGCTATGCTTGTGCATACAGCTTACGCTCAGCAGCCTATCCCTCTGAACGATCTCAGTGCGTTTACAACCAAGTCCGACAACTGGAAGATCGTCGGCAGTGCCTCCGCCGACATCGGCAAGGAAAATGCCCTCACCACAACACCCGGCAAAGGTGTGCTGGCCTGCATCCATGAAAAGGGAAAGTACGGCAACCAGTACGAGCTGATCTCGAACTTCAAGCATGGTGACCTGGATATCGAGCTGGACTTTATGCTGGCCAAAGGTTCCAACTCGGGAATCTACCTTCAGGGAAACTATGAAGTACAGCTTTTTGACAGCTGGGGTAAAAAATCAGCCAAGTACAATGACTGTGGCGGTATTTACGAGCGCTGGAACGATGCCAAGCCGGAAGGTGAAAAAGGGTATGAAGGCTATGCACCACGCTATAATGTGGCTAAAGCGCCTGGTTTGTGGCAGCATATCAAAATTTCCTACCAGGCTCCGCGCTTCGACGCGGCCGGAAAGAAGGTATCCAATGCCGTGTTCCTTTCTGTGGTGCTCAATGGTATGACCATACACGAAAATGTGGAAGTAAGCGGCCCTACCCGCGGCTCACTTACCGCAGAGGATGTAGCCATGGGCCCGATCCGCATACAGGGTGATCACGGTTCGCTGGCGATCAAAAACATAATGATCAACAACTTTGACAAGCAGCCTGGTACATTGTCCGATCTGACTTACAAGACGTATTACGGTGCACTTTCGGAAACAGAAGATCTCTCCAAGCTGACTCCCGCAGAGAGCGGCAAGGCTGACCAGCTGAGCTGGGAAATCCTGAAAGACAACAACAACTATTCTTACGTATATACCGGTCATTACAATACGGTAACCCCGGGTAAGTACAATTTCCGCATGCAGGCTTCAGGCAATTCCTACCTGAAAATAGACGGCAAGTACATTATCCAGCCTGAATGGAAAAGCAATACTGATTTCAGGGAAGCATCCGCTGAGCTGAAACCCGGCGACCATACCATTGAGGTTTTCAACAATAAAAAAGACGGATGGATGCGCCCTGTACTGGGTTTGTGGATCGATGGTCCGGGTTTCAGGGAAGTTGCATACCATACCAAAAGCTCGGCTATGGCAGGTGGTTCCACGGATCCTATTCTGATCACCGCTAATAACAATACGATTACCCGCAGCTTTATGGATTTCCGTAAAGGTGAAAAAGCAAAACGCACGCGCGTGGTACACGCAGTATCCGTAGGAAGTCCCACAAACCTGCACTATACCTACGATCTGGACAAAGGAACGATCCTTCAGGTATGGCGGGGTGAATTCCTCGATGCGACACCTATGTGGCACGACCGTGGCGACGGCTCATCCCGTCCCCGTGGCAGCGTTACCCTGCTTGGCGATGATATGTTCCTGGGCAAATCAGGCAGCAAAGCCAAATGGGCAACCGACACTACCGGCAGCGGCTACCGTCCCAAAGGGTATGTAGTGGACGATGCAGATGTTCCTACTTTCCAGTACCAAGCTTTCGGCTCTAATATCACTGACTATATATCGGTGGTGAATAACCAGTACTTTGAACGCATTGTGCGGGTCAACAATCCGGTGAAAGACCTGGTGGCACGCCTCGCTGATGGCGACAAGATCGAGAAAGTGGCAGACGGCCTGTACGCCATCGATGACAAGTCATACTACATCCAGCTGTCCGACAAAAACGTGAAACCCGAAATCAGAAGCACCAATGGTTTGCAGGAACTGCTGGTACCTGTGAGCAACGGCGAAGTGAAGTATTCTATCCTGTTCTGA